A genome region from Penicillium psychrofluorescens genome assembly, chromosome: 3 includes the following:
- a CDS encoding uncharacterized protein (ID:PFLUO_005656-T1.cds;~source:funannotate), with product MERTPARNITSLSTVSESATALAAAPHATAPASVSAATAFPSLEASYTACPSLSVTPISPRLPPQNALSSVMHAESNPPPPTDDRSRRAESDLSMDDLEAAQALEGLRSDFARSPQAYRQSIPATASPDPQQPEPLLSLLTTSHPLISSAINGSVSAYTTSKSYSPRFKSSAEFIERTIGSPVASTVNTVGRKTGVESGLRWALQRRETSSDTKRSKRRKVNGAASPSEMEVERRPGDTTPATRTRSSSDLSMAETLPPYDEMRSPRYEEKPKSGRQVPPTWQSRLVISTSGLGVAMSDESLRSLQYCLTWLRWANGRLGKAIVALQNAVNEWEAHKERQGQPQNDLEDGANGESASLLQQRIQAVKADVLSTLKQVVDVVSKYAGGALPENARHLVRRHLTSLPHRFQVASNSQPPPDSPAASSDDTINAHRILVLAQEGLDMMSQVSGVVNDTLVSAEHWCERFGRKRPERDTKPKEKEDRVSEVPPDMATPDAQLYGMDIKQPLLSEPGPQEDLQMAGMEQT from the exons ATGGAAAGAACACCTGCCCGAAACATCACTAGTCTATCTACCGTGAGCGAGTCCGCCActgctcttgctgctgctccccaCGCCACCGCCCCAGCTTCTGTATCCGCCGCGACGGCCTTCCCCTCGCTGGAAGCCTCTTATACCGCCTGCCCGTCGCTCTCGGTGACGCCGATATCTCCCCGTCTCCCTCCCCAGAATGCTCTCTCCTCCGTGATGCACGCCGAGAGCAACCCACCACCTCCCACAGACGATCGATCCCGTCGTGCCGAGAGTGATCTGTCCATGGATGATCTCGAGGCCGCGCAAGCGCTGGAAGGTCTTCGTTCAG ATTTCGCACGATCTCCTCAAGCATATCGGCAGTCCATCCCGGCTACCGCTTCACCAGACCCTCAGCAGCCAGAGCCGCTGCTGTCTCTACTGACAACCTCGCACCCGCTGATCTCCTCTGCCATAAACGGTTCTGTGTCCGCGTACACCACCTCGAAATCGTATTCTCCTCGTTTCAAGTCCAGCGCCGAGTTCATTGAGCGCACCATCGGCTCCCCCGTCGCAAGCACTGTTAATACAGTCGGCCGCAAGACCGGTGTTGAGAGCGGTCTACGTTGGGCACTACAGCGACGAGAAACATCATCCGACACAAAGCGCAGTAAGCGGCGTAAAGTGAACGGCGCTGCGTCCCCGTCCGAGATGGAGGTAGAGCGGAGACCTGGCGATACGACGCCCGCGACGCGGACTCGGAGCTCGTCAGATCTGTCCATGGCCGAGACGCTGCCTCCATACGACGAAATGCGATCTCCGCGCTACGAAGAGAAACCCAAATCCGGTCGACAAGTCCCACCGACGTGGCAGAGCCGACTGGTCATTTCGACATCGGGGCTTGGAGTCGCCATGAGCGACGAATCCCTGCGCAGTTTGCAGTACTGTCTGACATGGCTGCGGTGGGCCAATGGCCGACTCGGGAAAGCGATTGTGGCTCTCCAGAATGCTGTGAACGAGTGGGAAGCTCACAAGGAGCGGCAAGGGCAGCCGCAGAATGACCTAGAGGACGGCGCTAATGGCGAAAGCGCATCTTTGCTACAGCAGCGCATCCAAGCTGTCAAGGCGGACGTCCTGTCTACGCTGAAGCAAGTTGTGGATGTCGTGTCCAAGTATGCCGGAGGCGCTCTACCCGAGAATGCTCGCCATCTCGTCCGTCGGCACCTGACATCGTTGCCACACCGGTTCCAGGTCGCGTCGAACTCCCAGCCGCCGCCCGACTCGCCCGCTGCGTCTTCAGATGACACCATCAATGCACATCGGATATTAGTTCTGGCCCAGGAAGGGCTTGACATGATGTCCCAAGTGAGCGGCGTCGTCAACGATACGCTCGTCAGTGCCGAACACTGGTGCGAGCGCTTCGGCCGCAAGCGGCCAGAGCGAGACACCAAACcgaaggaaaaggaagaccGGGTCTCTGAAGTCCCGCCTGATATGGCTACTCCTGATGCCCAGCTCTACGGTATGGATATCAAGCAGCCTCTCCTCTCCGAGCCCGGACCCCAGGAGGACCTCCAGATGGCTGGAATGGAACAGACATGA